The Labeo rohita strain BAU-BD-2019 unplaced genomic scaffold, IGBB_LRoh.1.0 scaffold_850, whole genome shotgun sequence DNA segment ATTCACGGACTCCGATTGTGCTTTGCCTACGACACCCCTATCTGCTATGCtattcgaccctgcctgtacgaccatgtctttgtctcgtccatacaataaaagctcgcatgtggatccgctcgtctcccGTCATTCACTCCACGTAACATGTACAGTACTcttcatatttgaatgatttgtaTGTGAATAAAAGCCCATGGATTAATCATACAGATTAATTCTATTTCTTTACGCactttttgaactgaaatattttggttttgtgtaCTTTCAGTGgatagacaaaaatactgttatgAATTCATTAGAAGAATAAACAGAATAGTACaccagttaattttattttaactcaaATTGCCAGTTATTCATTACTGCATAGCAAAAATTTTCATTCTctcaacatttactcaccctcatgtcatcccaaatatactttcttctgtggaacacaattaaagattaaaaaaaaaagaaaaaagaaaaacgtaaTCTGAAGCAAAACGATAGGTTTGTgtgagaaatgtttaaatattttttaaaaattaataatataaaccaCTGCTTCCATGCAAGTGTCCTACATGTGTTTGTTTGACGTAAATGTCAACATGTTGTGAAGCATCAACTTTGAGGGACCTATCCACTAGCATTATATGGACTCACATAGAtggattatttttctaaaaatctaaaatctaaaaataattccACAGAAGAATGAAAGTCATGTACATCCaggatggcatgagggtgagtaagtgatgagagaattttgtatttttgagagCAATATTGATGGGCAAATTAAGCCTTGTGAAGGACTTTTCtctgacttttcatttttgggtggattattcctttaagggattgtttactcaaaaatgcaaattctcttATAACTTACCCTCACGCAATCCTGGATGGACATGGTTTTCATTTATTACAGCATATTGCAAGATGTACTTActtctaaataaacaacaaagtaGGGGCGTCCACTTGGTACTTGATCTTAAGCACATAAACGAAGAGAACAGCAAATGCAGAGGACGTATCTGGTAGGTCACAGGAAGGAAGACTTTGCTTTCAATCACCAGCatccattcttttttttttgctgtgtagaatTGAgtctcctaaaaaaaaaaaaaagtcaattaatttGTTGAGGTCATGTTTTTTATAGTGATATTTGtgactttacaaaaaaacacttttcacaTTTGATTATGGTGTCAGTAAAAGTAGATGTAGATGTTGGAGCCTTTCTCATTAGTTCACaaggattgttcacccaaaaatgacaattctattATGATTTACCTACCCTtgttattcaaaatgtaattaagaaGATGCTAGGTAGAAAGTTAGATATAGAGAGCAGTGTTTCCCACAGGTTTGAAGGCAATGTGTGGTGGTCAGCCCGGGGGGGTTGCAGGTGAAAAGAACGATTGGATAGGGCATACGATTGGACCCCCTAAAGGGATTTCCTAATTCCTAAAggttaaaaaaactgttaataatTGGTTACACAGAACTTTATTACATTAATTCAACACCATATACAACAGCCTACTTGCTGCACAGTCTGCAACTTTTGTTAGGGCACCTTATTTTGCGGGGCTTCCTTAAAAAAGATTCTAAAGCCCTATCATATGGAAAGTCCTCAGGACAGGCTCCATTGATAGAGATCCTCAGGCAAGCTGCCAGGTGTTCTCCTTGGAGTTTGTTCCTGAGGTCTGTTTTTACCTGAAGATAAAGTAAAATGCTATCAATAAAAAATGCACCAATATAAAGGCATTGGGGATTTCAATGTATTGTAATTACCCTGTTCATTGTTGAAAAATCCCGTTCACAGTTCACAGAGGAAACAGGGATAACCAGAGCAATGCTTGCAAGAAGGCTCAGGCAGGGGTACAGGTTGGCCCACTCATCAAACTCACTTGCCAGTAAACTCAAGAGCTCCTCCTGGTTCTTGTTCTTGAAAGATAAAGGTTTTGTCATGgcattagtgtgtgtgtgtgcgtgtgtgtgttgtgaAAAGTCAGGTCAATTAACTCACCTTGAATATCCCAGTAAGGACATGGTTCTTGAACGAGAGCCACTCTTGAATGACTTCCTTCTCATGTTGAGGGCAAAATTTCCTGGAAAGAGTCTGCAGATGAGAGATGTTCATCGTATCGTCTGTTAGAGCAGCTGATTGTGGCCCCAAGACATGGAAGGCTCCAAGGATGTCCAGATTATGGAATCTCTTCTCCAGATTTGTTTCCAGGCCAGTTATGTAAGGGTGAATGACCTACAATGACCAGATCAGCATCTTTTAGGAGAGCCTACACTCAGTTTTGATAATAGGGCCAAACCAGAGAGTATGTTCAGGACtgctaattattatttataatgtaccATTAAGCCTGCACTAATCAATTTTAATCTTGTCACATCTATGTGAAGATGCTCACCTAACAAGAGTGTTGCACTTCTCATGTAGCACTAAGCAAATTAACATTTACCTCTCGCTGGAATCTGGCTCAATGCCCCTCCCTTGACTCATCTTGGACCTCTTGCCCTCTCCTATCCCTCTCCTCCTCGTGCTGTATGTTGTAGGCTCCAAGTCCTTGGGGATCATCAAGGTCCTGATGGAGGCGAGACAGGAAGGATCCAGGGAGTGGAGTTTGTCCAGCAGCCTCTTTGATGTCTCTAAGAGTCTGGATTGTCACAGGAAcctaaatttaaataaagatttcCTGCCATTTAGTACATGCAAACAATAATGTCAATGCATCACATCAAACAGATTTAAATTAGATTGTGCACATATCATACCTGCTCTTTGATATGTAAAAAATTTATATGTGCTTTCTGGAAGACCTTAGACAGGCAGGCGAGGTGGGGCAAAACATCGGCCTGGAGGTACACGGCAGCCACGAATCTGTAGGTAGCACAGAATGTGTAGAGGCCCTTTGCTCCAGGACATTTGCGCACCTCTGCCTCCTCTGCCAACGCTCCCAGGACAGCACTCAGGTTCCTTTGTAGGGTCTCAATGGCCTTGTGCTGTGAGAGCCAGCGTGTGTCCTTCACTTCCTGTAAATGTCATGAAATATTGATTAGTTATGAATAGACAAAAGATAACTAACTGTTGTTCCCCGCTGGTGGAATGCACTGCCAGTTCCTACAAGGGCTGAGACATCCCTCTCCATCTTCAAAAAACTCCTGAAGACCCAGCTCTTCAGAGAACATCTCCTTTCATAGCACTACTTACAACTAGTCTTGCTGATCCTACTGTAGCTCTTACCACCCGTCTAGAACTAACACTGAACCCCTTAAATCAGCACTCACTGATGGACCTATTCTTACTGTACTGTACCTTTTTAAATTGTCCTAATGctttaaaacttaaattgtttaccatgttgttagtcgctttggttaaaaatgcgTCAgccaaatgtaatgtaatgtaatgtaactattaatattagaataatattacCGTTAGCTTTAAGTCACTGACACCCAGGGTGGTGGATGCAGCCTTGAGAGTGGCAGTACGATTTGCActatttctgaaatataaatagaGGTCCTGCAGGTGGTCCCTGAAAGTGGCCATGTATTTTACATTGTTGGATGAGTCTTTGCAGGCCAGGGCCAGCCTGTGGGCAGCACAGGCCACGGTTACAAGTTTAGGGAAGCTGTCTGTTAGCTGCTTTTCCACCCCATTCACACGCcctagatttaaaaaaacaatatttagttACAATATTTAGGGATTCAACTCCCAAGATACCCTCACATGGTTTTAAATAATTACCTGTCATTACGGCTGCCCCATCAGTCCCTAGCCCATACAGCCTCTCTGTTGGGATACCTTTTTCCAATAGTACTTTTTTAACAGCTGACACAATGGTGTCAGCTTTTCCATCCGGAACACTGACAAGATCTAGAAATTGATTAAATGTCTTTCCCTCTTTATCCATGTATCTGTGAGAAAAGCATTTAATATCCACAGTTCTTCAACAGGGACCAAGATGTATGTAATTCtgacaaagaaaataaatgcatacctGACATGAAGATCGAGCTGCCTGGACACAGACACATCTGTGCTTTCGTCTATTTCTAGACTAATTGCCTGTGATGACCTTATGGCCATCAGGATAGGCTCCTCAATTTCTTGAGATAAAATCTCAAGCATCTCATCAATAATTCTATGAGATCTGTAATTATTCCTCTGGTCAATCTAGACATTGAGAAAGGGAAAAGGGTACTTTAtaacttattaaaaatatacagtcaATAATATAGAGATTAAATGTAAGTTTAGATAATGGATAGGTGACATTTATCTTAAGGTTTAGGTGTGCTACCTTTAACTTCTTAAAGTAGTCACACCCTAAAAGCTCTGCCAGGCTCAGAAGCTTTGGGTA contains these protein-coding regions:
- the LOC127162187 gene encoding uncharacterized protein LOC127162187 isoform X1 yields the protein MLKGWFLKIKLLPHFFHDSPVFPTHRRICGGAPQIKFRPPQIQHRPKKKKKKKIPTVTYCVSLFFCTLFKTRSEFVQLHFLSLLSLHLSVTHASLPHTHTHAHSPSPPCTPHLSGSSVERRRLAKDKTLATSKSSRHRGTGFNPEWLNMPQFMSWLYDTQHGMFCRLCRQHKPAPKKGATKRAFVEIGALSYRKDYVERHITTEHHQESIRCQASLASGVSVMDSFEPTVVVEHEAIIGGFKCLYWLVKNEKAHHTNYPKLLSLAELLGCDYFKKLKIDQRNNYRSHRIIDEMLEILSQEIEEPILMAIRSSQAISLEIDESTDVSVSRQLDLHVRYMDKEGKTFNQFLDLVSVPDGKADTIVSAVKKVLLEKGIPTERLYGLGTDGAAVMTGRVNGVEKQLTDSFPKLVTVACAAHRLALACKDSSNNVKYMATFRDHLQDLYLYFRNSANRTATLKAASTTLGVSDLKLTEVKDTRWLSQHKAIETLQRNLSAVLGALAEEAEVRKCPGAKGLYTFCATYRFVAAVYLQADVLPHLACLSKVFQKAHINFLHIKEQVPVTIQTLRDIKEAAGQTPLPGSFLSRLHQDLDDPQGLGAYNIQHEEERDRRGQEVQDESREGH
- the LOC127162187 gene encoding E3 SUMO-protein ligase KIAA1586 isoform X2, with translation MPQFMSWLYDTQHGMFCRLCRQHKPAPKKGATKRAFVEIGALSYRKDYVERHITTEHHQESIRCQASLASGVSVMDSFEPTVVVEHEAIIGGFKCLYWLVKNEKAHHTNYPKLLSLAELLGCDYFKKLKIDQRNNYRSHRIIDEMLEILSQEIEEPILMAIRSSQAISLEIDESTDVSVSRQLDLHVRYMDKEGKTFNQFLDLVSVPDGKADTIVSAVKKVLLEKGIPTERLYGLGTDGAAVMTGRVNGVEKQLTDSFPKLVTVACAAHRLALACKDSSNNVKYMATFRDHLQDLYLYFRNSANRTATLKAASTTLGVSDLKLTEVKDTRWLSQHKAIETLQRNLSAVLGALAEEAEVRKCPGAKGLYTFCATYRFVAAVYLQADVLPHLACLSKVFQKAHINFLHIKEQVPVTIQTLRDIKEAAGQTPLPGSFLSRLHQDLDDPQGLGAYNIQHEEERDRRGQEVQDESREGH